A stretch of Mucilaginibacter terrae DNA encodes these proteins:
- a CDS encoding lysylphosphatidylglycerol synthase transmembrane domain-containing protein has product MSNHNPGSPVNASSQQEKQIEVEGKEEVKSVFDKNIIIKGSLWFALITVLTIAGIFFYNNTGQTVEALKHISYKYIAICLGMLFVDLMLGSWRNHIYIRKLNPEVSHWVSFRANVANMFMGAVTPAHGGAGPAQIYVYTSAGVTFIDAFAVSLINMGATLIFMPLAGFVAIMLMDTSYVSGIVPAMLKYGFSFFLLFLLAFLLAFWKPVWVGIIIQKIANGLSAVFPKRKEKLAAWAEKSYVNISKYQQTCSVIIKQHPFLFPLSLIITTLLYMNKYCMQYVILLGLGVNASLVQVISIQILIQFMIYFAPSPGGSGFAEVSISVLFGKIVPAALLSIFTLLQRSFLLFFPAIIGAYSVINLLRKQTQRQHRKQATETV; this is encoded by the coding sequence ATGTCAAACCATAATCCAGGTAGCCCCGTCAATGCTTCTTCTCAACAAGAAAAGCAAATAGAAGTTGAAGGCAAGGAGGAAGTAAAATCGGTATTTGATAAGAATATCATTATTAAGGGCAGCCTTTGGTTTGCACTAATTACAGTTTTAACCATAGCCGGAATCTTTTTTTATAACAACACCGGGCAAACGGTTGAAGCGCTTAAGCACATCTCCTATAAATACATTGCCATTTGTTTGGGGATGCTTTTTGTGGATTTGATGCTGGGCAGTTGGCGCAACCATATTTACATACGTAAGCTAAACCCCGAAGTGTCACACTGGGTTAGTTTCAGGGCCAATGTGGCCAATATGTTTATGGGGGCGGTTACCCCGGCACACGGTGGTGCTGGTCCGGCTCAAATTTATGTGTATACCAGCGCGGGCGTTACCTTTATTGATGCCTTTGCCGTGAGCCTAATTAATATGGGGGCTACGCTCATATTTATGCCGTTAGCGGGCTTTGTAGCCATTATGCTAATGGATACCAGCTACGTAAGCGGCATAGTACCTGCCATGCTTAAATATGGTTTCAGCTTCTTTTTGCTATTCCTGTTGGCATTTTTACTGGCGTTTTGGAAACCGGTTTGGGTAGGTATTATCATCCAAAAAATCGCTAACGGATTATCTGCCGTATTCCCCAAGCGTAAAGAAAAACTGGCAGCCTGGGCTGAAAAATCATATGTAAATATTTCTAAGTACCAGCAAACCTGCAGTGTTATCATTAAGCAGCATCCTTTTTTGTTTCCGCTTAGCTTAATTATAACCACCCTGCTATACATGAATAAGTATTGCATGCAGTATGTGATATTGTTAGGATTGGGTGTAAATGCCAGCCTGGTACAAGTAATATCAATACAAATACTCATACAATTTATGATATACTTTGCACCAAGCCCCGGTGGCAGCGGCTTTGCCGAGGTGAGCATATCTGTACTATTTGGCAAGATCGTGCCTGCTGCCCTGCTTTCTATATTTACATTATTACAGCGTTCATTCCTGCTATTTTTCCCCGCAATTATAGGGGCATATTCAGTAATTAATCTTTTAAGGAAACAAACTCAGCGCCAACACCGTAAACAAGCCACAGAAACGGTTTAA
- a CDS encoding SdiA-regulated domain-containing protein, giving the protein MKKYAIIYLSALLSVMSFSCAQSQQKKITSPKGYDLTKPTKYKMPDDLLEISGITFHQGKPDVFYAIQDEEGKLFFGNLGDTRVEHTKFGKHGDYEDLAICNNTVFVLKSNGKIYTFPLGEIKDQELTHVQELANILPAGEYESMYADEAAKKLYVLCKNCETEKTTKSSTGYIFNILPNSTVQAAGNFKIEVKQITDLIKDNKIKFRPSAMAHNPVTKEWYIVSAVNNLLVVADASFKVKAAYSLEHKTFLQPEGLAFDSKGNMYISNEGDEFSRGSVLKFNYSGAK; this is encoded by the coding sequence ATGAAGAAATACGCTATCATATACCTGTCGGCTTTGTTGAGTGTTATGAGTTTTTCATGTGCACAAAGCCAGCAAAAAAAAATTACCAGCCCTAAAGGATACGATTTAACCAAGCCAACCAAATATAAAATGCCCGATGATTTGCTCGAAATTTCGGGTATTACGTTTCACCAGGGTAAGCCCGATGTGTTTTACGCCATACAGGATGAAGAAGGCAAACTGTTTTTTGGTAACCTGGGCGATACCCGTGTAGAACATACCAAGTTTGGCAAACACGGTGATTATGAAGATTTAGCCATTTGCAACAACACTGTTTTTGTACTTAAAAGCAACGGTAAAATTTATACATTTCCTTTAGGCGAAATTAAAGACCAGGAGCTTACCCACGTGCAGGAATTAGCCAACATACTACCCGCAGGCGAATACGAAAGCATGTATGCTGATGAAGCTGCCAAAAAGCTTTATGTGCTATGCAAAAACTGCGAAACCGAGAAAACTACCAAAAGCAGTACGGGCTATATTTTTAATATTTTGCCCAACAGTACTGTACAAGCTGCCGGGAATTTCAAAATTGAAGTAAAGCAAATTACCGATTTAATTAAGGATAATAAGATCAAATTTCGCCCGTCGGCAATGGCCCATAACCCGGTTACGAAGGAGTGGTACATTGTATCGGCTGTAAATAATTTGTTGGTAGTGGCCGATGCTTCGTTTAAAGTTAAAGCAGCCTATTCGTTAGAGCACAAAACGTTTTTACAACCCGAAGGATTGGCCTTTGACAGCAAGGGCAACATGTACATATCAAACGAAGGCGATGAGTTTAGCCGTGGCTCGGTATTAAAATTTAACTATTCGGGAGCCAAATAA
- a CDS encoding alkaline phosphatase family protein yields the protein MQNKKRTLFYLVDGAHAEIMPELINQGLLPNIKRIIDEGTYRKATTCFPSTTGPAYLPFLTGHFPGTMGITGIRWFDKKEFKRTRWNKMAMRSYCGPEAAWFNTDMPADKPTLFELMGESYNLYNMITRSVPDEYDLGKKGKGLLYTRAHFWKRHHPVDLQGHQRIMEMLNSGKDFDFLFAVFPSVDWDSHYHHVRDPRTIEAYKIVDNSLGEVRALLEQKGWWDDTLFVMTSDHGLTPTDKHLDLGDWMTNNGLKSVYYPTIWKSNPKSAVMISGNSFGSIHLLNHEGDHPLRENEIMTAMGKSRLDSLIAEQAVDFGIYRGNAEQTYVVHSAEGKATVQVSGDQFIYRPESADPLKQGRDIEVTGHRAALEATFETDYPDSLFQIHQLFRSRRAGDIVISARVGHDLRDFWEYPEHLGSHGSLHKSHINVPLIYNQKNWNTHPARTADLFNSILKWKGITPKASEGESLY from the coding sequence ATGCAAAATAAAAAACGGACCCTTTTTTATCTGGTCGACGGTGCGCATGCCGAAATAATGCCCGAACTAATAAACCAGGGACTACTCCCCAACATAAAACGGATAATTGACGAAGGTACTTACCGCAAAGCTACCACTTGTTTCCCATCAACCACCGGACCCGCTTACCTGCCTTTTTTAACCGGACATTTCCCCGGCACAATGGGTATTACGGGCATACGCTGGTTTGATAAAAAAGAATTTAAGCGTACCCGCTGGAACAAAATGGCCATGCGCTCGTACTGCGGACCCGAAGCGGCCTGGTTTAATACCGATATGCCGGCCGATAAGCCTACATTGTTTGAGCTCATGGGCGAATCGTACAACCTGTACAACATGATTACCCGCAGCGTGCCCGATGAGTATGATTTAGGTAAAAAGGGTAAAGGCTTATTGTATACCCGTGCCCACTTTTGGAAACGCCATCACCCGGTTGATTTGCAAGGGCACCAACGCATTATGGAGATGCTGAACTCGGGCAAAGATTTCGATTTTTTGTTTGCCGTGTTCCCGAGTGTGGACTGGGATTCGCACTATCACCACGTGCGCGACCCGCGCACCATTGAGGCTTATAAGATTGTTGACAACAGTTTGGGCGAAGTACGTGCCCTCCTCGAGCAGAAAGGCTGGTGGGATGACACCTTGTTTGTAATGACATCAGATCATGGCCTAACCCCAACCGATAAACACCTCGACCTGGGCGATTGGATGACCAACAACGGCCTTAAATCGGTTTACTATCCTACTATCTGGAAAAGCAATCCAAAATCGGCCGTTATGATCTCGGGTAACTCGTTTGGCAGCATACACCTGCTTAACCACGAGGGCGACCATCCGCTGCGTGAAAATGAAATTATGACTGCCATGGGCAAAAGCCGTTTAGATAGCCTGATTGCCGAGCAAGCGGTTGACTTTGGCATTTACCGTGGCAATGCAGAACAAACTTACGTAGTACATAGCGCCGAAGGTAAAGCCACCGTACAGGTAAGTGGTGATCAATTCATCTATCGCCCTGAAAGCGCCGACCCGCTTAAACAGGGCCGTGATATTGAGGTAACCGGCCACCGTGCAGCCTTAGAAGCTACGTTTGAAACTGATTACCCCGACTCGTTATTCCAGATACACCAGTTATTCCGAAGCCGCCGTGCCGGCGATATTGTAATTAGCGCCCGTGTAGGGCATGACCTGCGCGATTTTTGGGAATATCCAGAGCATTTAGGTTCGCATGGTTCACTGCACAAATCGCACATTAACGTACCGCTTATTTATAACCAAAAAAACTGGAATACGCACCCGGCACGTACCGCAGACCTGTTCAACTCTATTTTGAAATGGAAAGGCATCACGCCTAAAGCATCCGAAGGCGAATCGCTTTACTAA
- a CDS encoding phosphatase PAP2 family protein, translating to MNKQPLLIYIITTIFVTALGISAHAQLSQPTILRQIDTDIMVNFAENRTPARTDFYYFMSKTNLYGNALVPASLLIGGTISGNKEMRQNAAYIASSSVLSYGAVLLIKKLLKRPRPFRGNYRIMPVYIAGDYSFPSGHSSSAFSTATSLSMAYPKWYVIAPSALWAGSVAYSRMYLGLHYPSDVAVGSLMGAGTAVYLNTIRNRVQ from the coding sequence ATGAATAAACAACCGTTACTTATTTACATAATAACTACAATATTTGTTACTGCATTAGGCATTTCTGCTCATGCTCAGTTATCTCAGCCTACTATACTTCGCCAAATTGATACAGATATCATGGTAAACTTTGCCGAAAACCGTACACCTGCCCGTACAGATTTTTACTATTTTATGTCGAAAACCAATTTGTATGGTAATGCGCTGGTACCTGCGAGCTTACTTATTGGCGGCACTATTAGCGGTAATAAAGAAATGCGACAAAACGCAGCTTACATAGCCAGTAGTTCGGTACTGTCATATGGCGCGGTATTGCTTATCAAAAAATTGCTTAAACGCCCCCGTCCCTTTCGCGGCAATTACCGCATTATGCCAGTTTATATAGCAGGCGATTATTCATTCCCTTCGGGACATTCATCGTCCGCTTTTAGTACAGCTACTTCACTTTCTATGGCTTATCCTAAATGGTATGTGATAGCGCCATCTGCTTTATGGGCAGGCTCGGTAGCTTACTCGCGCATGTATTTGGGTTTACATTACCCCAGCGATGTGGCCGTGGGTAGTTTAATGGGTGCTGGTACAGCGGTTTATTTAAATACGATAAGGAATAGGGTACAGTAG
- the ppk1 gene encoding polyphosphate kinase 1 — MYQFFNRDLSWLSFNERVLQEADRESLPLLERINFLSIFSSNLDEFYRVRMPVLAALHKLNKSKKGVDEVEVENGDVLSARQMIQKQQEQYGQILTQDILPQLSAKGVAVVYNQHFPEEVVQQAADYFLSQVMAFLQPVVLTEASTFFPENNQLYFLVQFQEEKEKLAVLNIPSDELPRFFKVTSGEQQYIVFLDDIIRYNLDKVFTQPVLGCYSFKVTRDAEYDLEDEYTGDLAEQLEKQLKKRDYGLATRFLHEPGLPLRSLHEVSRLLGLKESSLVSGGRYHNLKDLSALPVDDATLKVKRWPVLRFNELPETVSVLDAIGTKDHLLHTPYQSYDTILRFFNEAAIRPDVEEIYVSLYRVASDSKIVHALISAAKNGKKVNVLVELKARFDEANNIKWAKKLKAAGAKIIYSVTALKVHAKIALVKLRSGNRLQYRGLLATGNFNENTARFYTDHIMLTGNHNLLREMELVFIFLSKKQKPTDTDAMPFQNILVAQFNLQNRFLDMIDTEINNHKQGLPASITIKMNNLEEEVLISKLYEASNAGVKIQLIVRSICRLVPGIPSQSENITVTRIVDRYLEHGRIFIFGNNGDTRVYMGSADWMNRNIYHRIEVCFPILDEAIKQEVLQIINFQLKDNTQAVHIDTQLNNIPVMQSEPVVRSQQQIYELLQQKS; from the coding sequence ATGTACCAGTTCTTTAACCGCGACCTCAGCTGGCTTTCGTTTAATGAGCGCGTGCTGCAGGAGGCCGACCGTGAAAGTTTGCCCTTGCTCGAGCGCATTAACTTCCTGTCTATCTTTTCATCCAATCTTGATGAGTTTTACCGGGTGCGTATGCCGGTATTGGCTGCCCTGCATAAACTCAACAAAAGTAAAAAGGGTGTTGATGAGGTAGAAGTTGAAAACGGGGATGTGCTTAGCGCCCGGCAAATGATACAAAAGCAGCAGGAGCAATACGGCCAGATATTAACGCAGGACATACTCCCCCAGCTAAGTGCCAAAGGTGTAGCGGTGGTTTACAACCAGCATTTCCCGGAAGAGGTGGTGCAGCAGGCTGCCGATTATTTTTTGAGCCAGGTAATGGCCTTTTTGCAGCCGGTGGTGCTAACCGAGGCCAGCACCTTTTTTCCTGAAAATAACCAGCTGTATTTTTTAGTGCAATTTCAGGAAGAGAAGGAAAAACTGGCAGTATTGAACATCCCGTCCGACGAACTTCCGCGGTTTTTTAAAGTAACATCGGGCGAGCAGCAATACATTGTTTTTTTAGATGATATTATACGTTACAATCTCGATAAAGTATTTACCCAGCCCGTTTTAGGCTGTTACAGCTTTAAAGTAACGCGCGATGCCGAGTATGACCTTGAAGACGAATACACCGGTGATTTAGCCGAACAACTTGAAAAGCAACTCAAAAAGCGCGACTATGGTTTAGCTACCCGTTTTTTGCACGAGCCGGGTTTGCCATTGCGCAGTTTGCATGAGGTTAGCCGTTTATTGGGGTTAAAAGAAAGCAGTTTGGTATCAGGCGGTCGTTACCATAATCTTAAAGACTTATCGGCCTTGCCGGTTGATGATGCGACCTTGAAGGTTAAGCGCTGGCCTGTCCTGCGGTTTAATGAATTGCCCGAAACTGTATCAGTATTGGATGCTATTGGCACTAAAGACCATTTGCTGCATACGCCTTACCAAAGCTACGATACCATTCTCCGGTTCTTTAACGAGGCGGCTATTCGACCTGATGTTGAGGAGATATACGTATCATTATACCGGGTGGCCAGCGATTCTAAAATTGTGCACGCCCTTATCAGCGCAGCTAAAAACGGTAAAAAAGTAAACGTACTGGTGGAGCTTAAAGCCCGTTTTGATGAGGCCAATAATATTAAATGGGCCAAAAAACTCAAGGCGGCAGGCGCTAAAATTATTTATAGCGTTACCGCGCTCAAAGTGCATGCTAAAATTGCGCTGGTGAAATTGCGCTCGGGCAATAGGCTGCAATACCGGGGCTTGCTGGCAACCGGTAACTTTAATGAGAACACTGCCCGTTTTTATACCGACCATATTATGCTTACCGGCAACCATAATTTGCTGCGCGAAATGGAACTGGTGTTTATTTTCCTGTCTAAAAAACAAAAACCAACTGATACAGATGCGATGCCTTTCCAAAATATATTGGTAGCACAGTTTAACCTGCAAAATAGGTTTTTGGATATGATCGATACCGAGATCAACAATCACAAACAAGGGCTCCCGGCATCCATCACCATAAAAATGAATAACCTTGAGGAAGAGGTGCTGATTAGCAAACTGTACGAGGCTTCAAACGCAGGTGTTAAAATACAGTTAATTGTACGCAGTATTTGCCGCTTAGTGCCGGGTATACCAAGCCAAAGCGAAAACATTACCGTTACCCGAATTGTTGACCGTTACCTGGAGCATGGCCGTATTTTTATATTTGGTAACAATGGCGATACCCGGGTTTACATGGGGTCGGCCGATTGGATGAACCGCAATATTTATCACCGGATTGAGGTTTGTTTTCCTATATTGGATGAAGCAATTAAGCAGGAAGTGTTGCAAATCATCAACTTTCAGCTGAAAGATAATACCCAGGCCGTGCATATCGACACACAATTGAACAATATACCTGTTATGCAAAGTGAACCGGTTGTACGGTCGCAGCAGCAGATATACGAGTTGTTGCAGCAAAAGTCCTGA
- a CDS encoding BamA/TamA family outer membrane protein, giving the protein MAYIVFYWAKIIAKEWGKPVKLRIIDLSKEKGGLTIEQKGGGMQTKSLRLVDKTGQEWVLRSVQKYPERVLPPTLRSGLTKAIIQDQTSTANPFAALTVPVMADALKIPHSNPEIVYVGDDPVLGKYSKDYKNSVFLFEEREPLESEKTDNTKKVQKKLREDNDVEFDKKLVLRARLFDQVLGDWDRHDDQWRWDKQKDGDKTFYTPIPRDRDQVYYKTSGILPWIVAHQFLKAKFQPYNAEIRDIGAWNFNGRFFDRYFLRELNEKDWKEQIEYVQTHLTDEIVNQAMHRMPDEVYKLSGQKITKTLIARRDNLIKMGLEYYKFLSGQVDVPASEKNEHIEVDLKDSGRVKLTIRNIKKDNSLGREVYKRTFKPDETKEVRIYGFGGGDKFEVKGEGKSPIKVRMIGEKGSVDTFTVNKEVDNRGRLYIYDRKDEQNILPDRKQAKIRTSTDTGVTYYERKNFEYDRPEPIIYARYNNDYGVILSAGYAFTKHGFRKLPYDWRQELLVNYAFGRKSFVIRYNADFKQLIGKNDLMIHVTSRGPHNISNFFGIGNNTLFEKDSEFINYFRNRYDYLYGDARLAHTYGKVKLSAGVTSQYYHAGVGDNDDKYLQQFSRQNPNESVFSNKTYAGLITGAEMDTRNSQMLPTKGVYMNTTLRGLQQLNQDHSRYAQLLSEVSFYNDLTHDSTFVLATRFGGGTTLGHAEFFQQLKLGGSDNLRGFRTWRFTGKSMVYNNIEARIKLFNFNSYLFPGTLGLIGFNDIGRVWTPGEKSAKWHDGYGGGFFLVPAELLLIQATMAGSKEGKFVYVNLGYRF; this is encoded by the coding sequence GTGGCGTACATCGTATTTTACTGGGCGAAAATTATCGCAAAAGAGTGGGGAAAGCCTGTTAAACTGCGCATAATTGACCTAAGCAAAGAAAAAGGCGGTCTTACCATTGAGCAAAAAGGCGGCGGTATGCAAACCAAATCGTTAAGGTTGGTTGATAAAACAGGGCAGGAGTGGGTATTACGCTCGGTGCAAAAATATCCTGAGCGGGTATTGCCGCCAACCCTGCGTTCGGGTTTAACCAAGGCTATCATTCAAGATCAAACCAGCACGGCAAATCCCTTTGCGGCGTTAACAGTTCCTGTAATGGCCGATGCCTTGAAAATTCCGCACTCAAACCCCGAAATTGTTTACGTGGGCGATGATCCTGTTTTAGGAAAATACAGCAAAGATTATAAGAATAGCGTATTCCTGTTCGAAGAGCGTGAGCCGTTAGAATCGGAAAAAACCGACAATACTAAAAAGGTACAAAAGAAACTTCGCGAAGACAATGATGTAGAGTTTGATAAAAAACTGGTATTGCGTGCACGCCTGTTTGACCAGGTATTGGGCGATTGGGACCGCCACGACGATCAATGGCGCTGGGATAAACAAAAAGACGGCGACAAAACCTTTTACACTCCTATACCGCGCGACCGCGACCAGGTGTATTACAAAACATCGGGCATATTGCCCTGGATAGTGGCTCACCAATTTCTTAAAGCAAAGTTTCAGCCTTATAATGCCGAAATACGCGACATAGGTGCCTGGAACTTTAACGGCCGCTTTTTTGACCGCTACTTTTTGCGCGAACTCAACGAAAAAGATTGGAAAGAGCAAATTGAGTATGTGCAAACACACCTTACCGATGAGATAGTTAACCAAGCCATGCACCGTATGCCCGATGAGGTTTATAAACTGTCGGGTCAAAAAATTACTAAAACTTTAATTGCACGCCGGGATAACCTCATAAAAATGGGACTGGAGTACTACAAGTTTTTATCGGGACAGGTTGATGTTCCGGCCAGCGAGAAGAACGAGCATATTGAGGTTGATTTGAAAGACAGTGGGCGGGTAAAGCTTACCATTCGTAATATTAAAAAAGATAACTCCTTAGGTCGTGAGGTGTACAAACGCACCTTTAAGCCCGATGAAACTAAAGAGGTACGTATTTATGGCTTTGGCGGTGGTGATAAGTTTGAAGTAAAAGGAGAAGGAAAATCGCCTATTAAGGTGAGGATGATCGGTGAAAAAGGCAGTGTGGATACCTTTACGGTAAATAAGGAAGTTGATAACCGTGGACGCTTATATATTTACGACCGTAAGGATGAGCAAAATATACTGCCTGATAGAAAACAGGCCAAAATACGTACATCAACCGATACCGGAGTGACTTACTACGAGCGTAAAAACTTTGAATACGACCGCCCCGAACCTATTATTTATGCCCGGTACAATAATGATTATGGTGTAATATTGAGTGCCGGTTATGCATTTACCAAGCACGGCTTCCGTAAGCTGCCTTACGATTGGCGGCAGGAATTATTGGTTAATTATGCCTTTGGCCGTAAATCATTTGTAATACGTTACAATGCCGATTTTAAGCAACTGATCGGTAAAAACGACCTCATGATACATGTTACCTCGCGTGGCCCGCATAACATTAGTAACTTTTTTGGAATAGGTAATAACACACTTTTTGAAAAGGATAGTGAGTTTATCAATTACTTTCGTAACAGGTACGATTATTTGTACGGCGATGCCCGTTTGGCGCATACCTATGGCAAGGTAAAACTAAGTGCCGGTGTAACCAGCCAATATTATCATGCCGGGGTGGGTGATAATGATGATAAGTATTTACAGCAATTTAGCCGGCAAAACCCTAATGAAAGTGTGTTTAGCAACAAAACCTATGCGGGTTTAATTACCGGTGCCGAAATGGATACCCGTAACAGCCAAATGCTGCCTACTAAAGGGGTATACATGAATACTACTTTGCGCGGCTTACAGCAACTCAATCAGGATCATAGCCGCTATGCCCAGTTACTGTCAGAAGTGAGTTTTTACAACGATTTAACCCATGATTCAACCTTTGTACTGGCTACTCGCTTTGGCGGTGGAACAACATTGGGGCATGCCGAATTTTTTCAGCAATTGAAATTAGGCGGATCAGATAATTTGCGCGGCTTTCGTACATGGAGGTTTACCGGTAAAAGCATGGTGTATAACAATATTGAAGCGCGTATAAAGCTGTTTAATTTCAACTCCTACCTGTTTCCAGGCACATTGGGCTTAATAGGCTTCAACGATATTGGCCGGGTTTGGACACCCGGGGAAAAATCGGCCAAGTGGCATGATGGTTACGGTGGTGGCTTCTTTTTGGTTCCGGCCGAGTTACTGCTCATACAAGCAACAATGGCAGGTTCAAAAGAAGGAAAGTTCGTTTATGTAAATTTGGGATATAGGTTTTAA
- a CDS encoding phosphatase PAP2 family protein: MKFKLIVLMLVIQASFAKAQNWDINLLNKFNPNGGNENAGWKFVSNHAVYMSAATPLTLMAISMVNHDQKLKQTAINTGISLLGNTAITMMMKSTIQRQRPFVTYGDKIVLQGNTSPTDYSFPSGHTSTAFSVATSVSLAYPKWYVIAPSFAFAGATAYSRMYRGAHYPSDVLAGVLVGTGSAFLTHKLQRMMFNKRSDRRTRALALAQEQESVYGMN; the protein is encoded by the coding sequence ATGAAATTTAAACTAATTGTGTTGATGCTGGTAATCCAGGCATCGTTTGCGAAAGCTCAAAACTGGGACATCAATTTACTAAACAAATTCAACCCCAACGGCGGTAACGAAAATGCCGGATGGAAATTTGTTTCCAATCACGCTGTTTACATGTCGGCCGCTACGCCGCTTACATTGATGGCCATCAGCATGGTTAATCATGATCAAAAACTTAAGCAAACGGCAATAAACACAGGTATTTCATTATTAGGTAACACCGCTATTACCATGATGATGAAGAGTACCATTCAGCGTCAGCGTCCGTTTGTTACTTATGGCGATAAAATTGTTTTGCAAGGCAACACCTCCCCTACCGATTACTCTTTCCCTTCAGGTCACACCTCTACCGCATTTTCGGTAGCTACATCGGTAAGTTTGGCTTATCCTAAATGGTATGTAATTGCGCCAAGTTTTGCCTTTGCAGGTGCCACTGCTTACTCACGCATGTACCGTGGGGCACACTACCCCAGCGATGTTTTAGCAGGAGTATTGGTTGGTACCGGTTCGGCTTTTTTAACTCATAAATTGCAACGTATGATGTTTAACAAACGTTCTGATCGCCGTACCCGCGCTTTAGCATTAGCGCAGGAGCAGGAAAGTGTTTATGGTATGAATTAA
- a CDS encoding Pycsar system effector family protein, translating to MNYQQLLDQIKQQVLSYFKLRNNEALLYHNRKHTENVVAAAIQIANHYQLNDQEFFTVTAAAWFHDVGYMEDKNNHEEHSARLAEDFLKAHYLDDAVIEEIKGCIMATKMPQQPVGLLQSIVCDADVFHLGTADFNENNKQMRKECKAAFNWDFSKQEWRQKTIKFMQMHHYHTDYAKMLLDDQKAKNLQELKNKADNWEEKSKEDKEDKKEKASVTVTIESKPNAGEAHDVYTEKDVKKKDRPEKGIETMFRVSSSNHQRLSDMADNKAHIMITVNSIILSAIISLLLRRLEDYSYLIIPTFIILMVSLTTMIFAILATRPSIPEGRFTPQDVDDKKVNLLFFGNFYRMNLQEYIAGMRNVMADREYLYGSLIIDVYSQGVVLGRKYRLLRISYNIFMFGLIASVLAFILASSIAGSGKH from the coding sequence ATGAACTATCAGCAACTGCTGGATCAAATTAAACAGCAGGTATTATCGTATTTTAAACTTCGCAATAACGAAGCTCTGCTATACCATAACCGTAAACATACCGAAAATGTGGTTGCGGCAGCTATACAAATAGCTAACCACTACCAGCTAAACGATCAGGAATTTTTTACCGTTACGGCTGCAGCATGGTTTCATGATGTAGGCTACATGGAAGACAAAAACAACCATGAAGAGCACAGCGCCCGCCTGGCCGAAGATTTTTTGAAAGCACATTATCTTGATGATGCCGTAATTGAAGAAATAAAAGGCTGTATAATGGCTACCAAAATGCCGCAACAACCGGTTGGTTTGCTGCAAAGTATTGTGTGCGATGCCGACGTTTTTCATTTAGGTACGGCCGATTTTAATGAGAATAACAAGCAGATGCGCAAAGAGTGCAAAGCTGCATTTAACTGGGATTTTAGCAAGCAGGAATGGCGGCAAAAAACTATTAAGTTTATGCAAATGCATCACTACCATACCGATTATGCTAAGATGCTGCTTGACGATCAAAAAGCTAAAAACCTGCAGGAATTAAAAAATAAGGCTGATAACTGGGAGGAAAAAAGCAAAGAAGATAAGGAAGATAAAAAGGAAAAAGCCTCGGTTACCGTAACCATTGAAAGTAAACCCAACGCCGGCGAAGCTCATGATGTTTACACCGAAAAAGATGTAAAGAAAAAAGACCGCCCCGAAAAAGGTATTGAAACAATGTTCAGGGTAAGCTCGAGCAACCACCAGCGTTTGAGCGATATGGCCGATAATAAGGCTCACATCATGATCACGGTTAACTCTATCATCCTTTCGGCCATTATTAGTTTATTGCTGCGCCGTTTAGAAGATTACAGTTACCTCATCATCCCTACGTTTATTATACTCATGGTAAGTTTAACCACCATGATATTTGCCATTTTGGCAACCCGCCCGTCTATACCCGAAGGTCGTTTTACCCCCCAGGATGTTGACGATAAAAAGGTGAACCTGCTTTTCTTTGGTAACTTTTACCGCATGAATTTGCAGGAATACATTGCCGGTATGCGCAATGTGATGGCTGATCGTGAATATTTATACGGCAGTTTAATTATTGATGTATACTCGCAAGGTGTGGTATTAGGCCGCAAATACCGCTTGCTGCGTATATCATATAACATATTTATGTTCGGGTTAATAGCGTCGGTACTGGCATTCATTTTGGCGTCATCCATAGCCGGTAGCGGTAAACACTAA